Genomic segment of Paucidesulfovibrio longus DSM 6739:
GGGCCGCGTGAACGGCTTCGGGCGCAACCTTGGGCCCGCTGGCGGCGGCGCCTCCGGAGGCGAAGCTCAGGGCCGGGCTGAGGCACAGGCCGGCCGCAGCCGAGGCTCCGGCGAACTTGAGGAAGCTTCTCCTAGTGCGTTTCATTGTACCCCTCCGGCTGAATGTGGCAGTCCCAGCAGTAGGGGGAAACCGCGGCGGCCGTGTGGCACTTGTCGCAGAAGTCCTTCTTGCTGGTGTGGCACTTCATGCAGGTTTTCTGCAGGCTGATCTCAAAGGTTTCGCCACGCTCGTTGGTGTAGGCGCGCTCGCCGTCGCGCAGCGCCCAGTCGCGCCACTCGTCCAGCAGCTGCATGTGGTTTTCCCGCATGAACTGGGTGGACTCGACGCATGCGAACGTTTTG
This window contains:
- the dsrJ gene encoding sulfate reduction electron transfer complex DsrMKJOP subunit DsrJ, whose translation is MKFHYGMPIFAGLIIFLGLVTFPLWFNAPSEAYKGPEPKLPTEAEVKAAGFKTFACVESTQFMRENHMQLLDEWRDWALRDGERAYTNERGETFEISLQKTCMKCHTSKKDFCDKCHTAAAVSPYCWDCHIQPEGYNETH